In the Deferribacter desulfuricans SSM1 genome, ACTGGGTAGTAATAATACCTCAAACTGATGATGGAAAATTTATACTTGTAAAACAGTTTAGGTTTGCAATCGAAGATACCACCATAGAGTTCCCCGGTGGAGCGATAGATTTTAATGAAGAACCTCTCAAAGCGGCAAAAAGGGAGCTACAAGAAGAGACAGGATTTATTTCTGATAACTTCATAGAGTTGGGATATCTACACCCAAATCCAGCTATATTATCAAACAAATGCTACATTTTTGCTGCTTTAAATTGTAAAAACACACAAAAAACTAATTTTGATAAATTTGAAGATATTGAAATAGAGCTGTGGGATAAAGACCAATTAGAATCAGCAATATTGAAAAATGAGATTACACATTCAATAGTTGTTGCTGCTTATACTAAATTTTTACTTTATAATAAATAACTCTTTTTATTGAAACTATTTCTCAATCATGTATATATTTAATAAATTACAAACTTGGGAGAAAATCCGCTAATTATGGTATCAAAAGAAGCAAAATTAACCCCCATGATGAAACAATATTATGAGGTAAAAGAAAAATACCCTGACTGTATAATTTTCTTTAGAATGGGGGATTTTTATGAGATGTTTGATGATGATGCCATTGATGCATCAAAAATACTTGGTATTGCACTAACATCTAGAAATAAAAATGATGATAACCCTATCCCCATGTGTGGCGTGCCATACCACTCTTATCAGACCTATCTTGACAAACTCATATCTGCTGGGAAAAAAGTAGCAATCTGCGAACAGCTTGAAGACCCAGCTACAGCTAAAGGTATTGTAAAAAGAGGAGTTATAAGAGTTGTTACACCTGCAACAGTAATAGAAGAAGAGTCCATAAAAAGTGCTGACTTTAATTTTCTTTTATCGTTTTACTATACAAACAATACATATTTTATAGCACTAATTGATACTTCTACAGGAGACCTTTTCATATCTGAAACAAAAAATATCTTCTCAGTGATTGATAAATGGGATCCAAAAGAGATTATAGGAAATAAAGACTTGAATATAAAAAATGTAAATTTTCAGCTTTTAAACTACTCCACTTTTGAAAAAACCGTTAAAATGACAATTTTTGACCATTTTAATATACAAAGTTTTACTTCCATAGGCATAGACAACACAAATAACGCTATACCGATCTATTTTGCATTAAAGTATCTTGACTCACTCCTACTTGATGTCACCTTAAAAAAACCTGTTTATCTCAATCTAAACGATGAGCTATATTTGGATTCAATCGCTGTAAATACGCTTGAATTAGTAAAAAATCAAAGAGATGGCTCAGTTAAAAACACACTATTTCAAGTTTTAAACTTTTGTAAAACTGCTCTTGGAGAAAGATTATTAAAATTCACACTTTTAAGACCTTTGCGTGATTTAAACAAAATCAAATACAGACAAAATGTCGTTGAAGCATTTATCTTTGATCAAGAGTTAAAAAACAACATTCAAAATCTTTTGAAAAATGTATATGATATAGAAAGAATTGCATCTAGACTTTCTGCAAAAAGAGCAAATGCTAGAGATCTTGTCTGGTTAAAAAATTCCATAAAGGTACTACCAGAAATAAAAGCTTATCTTATAAATTCTAACGATCCTATTTTGAAAGAGTTTGGTGAACAGTTTGATAATTTAGAGGATATTTATGAACTAATTGATAAATCTATTGTAGATGACCCACCTTTGCAAATAACGGCTGGTGGTATTATTAAAACTGGTTTTAATAACCATATAGATGAGCTCAAAAAAGTAAAAGATGACAGCACAACACTGTTAGCAAGAATAGAGCAAAAAGAGCGTGAAAAGACTGGAATTACAAATTTAAAGGTCAAATACAACAAAGTATTTGGATATTATATTGAAGTATCAAAATCTCATTTATCAAAAGTACCTGATTATTTCATCAGGAAACAAACCCTCGTAAATGCAGAAAGATTCATAACTGATGAGCTAAAAGAGCTCGAAGTAAAAATTTTAGAAGCGGAATCGAAGCTCACAGAACTTGAATATCAACAATTTATCGAAATAAGAGAAAAAGTTGAAAAAGAGATAGAAAGAATAAGAAGTCAGGCTAATAAGATTGCACTACTTGATATGTTGTTATCCTTTTCAGAAGCAGCTATAAGATACGAATACACCAAACCACATATTAATGATAGCAATGAAATAAAAATCATAGAAGGCAGGCACCCTGTAATTGAGCAAACAATGAATGAACCATTTGTACCAAATGACATATTTATAAATACCGAAAAGGATAGATTACTTATTATTACTGGCCCAAATATGGCTGGTAAAAGTACATATTTACGTATGACTGCTCTAATTACAATACTTGCACACACAGGATCATTTGTCCCAGCAAAAGAAGCTAATATAGGGTTAGTGGATAGGATTTTTACAAGGATTGGTGCTAGCGACAACCTTGCAAAAGGGGAATCCACTTTTATGGTAGAAATGGTGGAAACCGCAAATATTTTAAACAATGCCACTGAAAAGTCACTTATAATCTTGGATGAAATAGGAAGAGGGACATCTACTTATGATGGTCTATCAATTGCCTGGGCTGTAGCTGAATACATCTCAAAATATATAAAAGCAAAAACACTTTTTGCCACACACTATCACGAGCTAACAGATATTGCATTAACCACTTACGGTGTAAAAAATTACACAATAGAGGTTAGAGAGTGGAACGATGAAGTTATTTTTCTAAGAAAAATAATTCCAGGCTCTGCTGATAGAAGCTATGGAATTCATGTGGCAAAATTAGCTGGCCTTCCCGAAGAAGTTATAAATCGAGCAAATGAAATATTAGCCACATTGGAAAAAAATGAATTTTCTATAGACGGTTCCCCAAAACTTGCCAAAAAAAGTGAAGTGGTTATTAGAGAACCTGTGCTAATCTTTGAAGATCATCCTGTTATTGAAGAGCTAAGAAATATAGATATCAATAATATGACACCACTTGAAGCATTAAATACACTTGCAAAACTAAAAGGGATGCTAGAAGATGCATAAATATGCGGTATTGAAATATCTGTTTTCGCACCCTTTATTTTTAGCAAATTTTATAATAGCATATTTACCAGAATGGTTATTTTTTATTCTATATCTAAAAAATAAAATAAACTTAAAACAGCTGATTTTTCTAATATTAGTTAGAATTTTTGCAAAATGTTATATAGAATCAAAACCTCTATCAAAAAATGCTACAATAGAATTTTTCAAAAAAGTTCTTTCATCATTTTTTTCGGCTGTTTTTTCATTATTAGCTCTGTTACTGATTTTTACTCTTGCAATCCTTGCAAAATATAAGCTTATGATTTTAACAATAATTATTTTTATAACCTTTATACTGCTAAAAAGTGAAATCAGCATCTCTCAAGGATTAAAAATCTTTTTAATAAATCTTGTATGGATACTACCTTTATTAAATCCAAACGAAATAGTTTTAACCCTATCAATTTTAATATTTTTAACACTATCAGTTATACATTATTCTAAAAAAATGGAGATAGCTATATGATAATTTATGGTAAAAACCCGGTAAAAGAAGCTTTAAAAAGTAAAAAGGTTAGAAAGGTTTTTTTCAGAGAACAGAAAATATTTGATGTAGGTAATACCCCTTTTGAAATAGTAAGCAAATCAGAATTTGATAAAAAGTTTTCTAAACATGCTCAATCGGTAGCTGCTGAAGTCGATTTTAGGTATTACGATTTTGATGAGGTTTATGAAGATATTGTATTAGAAGAAAATGTAGCAGTTCTCGATAAAATTCAGGATCCGCAAAATTTTGGGGCAATTGTTAGAGCAGGGCACTGCTTTGGTATCAACTATTTCATAATACCAAAACATGGTAGCTCTTCTGTAACCCCTGCTGTTTTTAAGGCCAGTGCAGGAAGTATCATTTATTCAAAAATTGTAAAAGTGACAAATATTGCAAAAACACTTGATAAACTCCTTGATGCTGGTTTTTTCATTACAGCAGCTGATATAAATGGGAAAAAAGAGCTCTCAGAAATCAAAACAACCAAGAGAAACTGTATTATCTTAGGCTCAGAAGGGGAAGGAATTAGATCAAATGTTTTAAAAAGAGCGCACATAACTTTTAAAATAGAAATGACAGGGAAAATAGACTCATTAAATGTTTCACAATCAGCTGCAATCACTTTTTATCACTTTTTTAAAGGGTAAAATATGGCAATCAAAGAAGCTTTAATCAGAAACGGTTTTTATGAAGCTGAAAAAGAAAGTAAAGAATATTTTTATATAAAAAATAGCTATGACGATAACTTTGGTTACATCTCCGTTTATAGCGAAGATTTTTTCACCGTTTTAATAAAAGGCACATTCAAAAACTTTATTTTAAAGGTTAAAAACAGTGGTGCCCTTGATAAAAATGCATATATGAAAATAGCTGAAGCCGTAACGTCCTTTGAACGGGAAATAGATGAACACTTAGAAATAAAGGTTTTTTTTGAAGATAACAAATTATATTTGTTAGATTTTAAAGTATTACCAAAATCTAAATACCTTTTTGATAGAAGGAAAAACACCTCTTTTACCCCTTTAACAAATGTGGAATATTCCCTTTTCCATGATAGTTTGATTAAGGGGAAAACTTTGTATCTAAACGGTTTCTTTAATAATATTTTTCCAGAAACTTTATCCCCTTTTTCTGCAAGTTTATTTAAAACTTTTGAAGAAGTTTTAAACCCATTTTTCGCTGAAAATGACATAAAAACGTTATCACCATCTATAAAGCATATTTTTAATAAACCATATATCAACCTGGATGCTATTAATCTTGCCTATTTTACACTGAAAAGTAATGAGCACTTCTTCCTTTTAAATTTTGCTCCACACCTTTATCTAAAGCTTAAAAAAGTAAAATTTAAAGATGTGAATTTAGACATCTTAAGAGAAAAATCTATTGAAGAATTTTTTAAAGATATTGATGAAAATATTAATAAACTCACTTATGAAACCCTACTTGAAAATCTATTTATTATTGCTGCCAATATGTTTGCAGTTTTTGCTGTATTTTTCTTCAAATTCACTAACCATTTTTTACAGATTTATAACAAAGTAGAAAATTTAGATGTTGCACTAAAATTGATATATCTTACAAAAAATAACTCCCTTCTAAAAAAAGAATTAGGGTTATATCCATTTTTTGATTTTAATATACAAAAAATAAAAGTATTGCCATTTGAATATGATGTAGAAAAAATAGAGGTTCTAATAAAAAACATACTGCCAAAAAGTAAATATATCCTTGGCAAAAATAAAATTATTAAAAACACCAAAGAAATACATAATCTTTTGGAAATAAGAGATAAGCTGATAATAAAGGCAAATGAAGCATTTGACAAAATAAAATCTATTATTAATGAAAAAATAAATGAGCTCTGCTCAGAAAATAAACTAAGGGAAAATCTCGATATTCGATTTCTTGAGATAAACAGTTTAAATGACTTAATAAACGATAACTACTTTGCAAACTATATCTTTAATTACACATTTAAAAAATGGCAATATGAACGGTTTTCTTTACAAATTACCCCAACAGAAATCTTCGAAGAGGATATACAAGAAACTCAAAAAATTATATCAAACTTCTTTGAAAAAAATAGGGATAAACAAGAATTTAAACCACTAATATTTTTTGAAAAAGAGAGAAAAGGGAATTTAACACACATAAACAGCTTAGAAAAAGTTGAAAAAGGGGGATTTTGTTATTCAAAAGGTGTATCCTTACCTATGCTAAAAAATATCAATGATTATGACTGCGTAATCGTTGAATCTGCACCACTTTTTTCATATCTTATAGAATATGCAACAATTTTTGATAAAACTGTTATTACAGGGCTAAAAAATGTACCTTTAATATTAAAAGGGAAAAAATTGCATCTAAAAGATGGTATATTAAGGGTTTTAGATGAGTGATTTCAAAGAGCATTGTGATAAAGTATCAGATTGTATGCAAAAAACAGAAACTCAGTCAGTCTTTAACGAGCTTGAAAAAACAAAGAAAGACAAAATTGCTGGGATGATAGCTGGAAATATAATTGGGGATATGCTTGGAATTACGCAAGAAGGGTGTTTCCCTACAATAAAACCATACCCTCCCATAAAATTAGAAGGGGAATATCAAAAAAATATCATAGGTGGTGGTCATCTAAATTTAAATGCAGGTGATTGGAGTGATGACACATCTATGCTAATAGCTCTTGCCACATCCTTAGATGAAAAAAGGGTTGTGGATGAAAACAGTGAAAGGAAGCATTATCTCAAATGGTTTTATAATGGTGAATATTCTTCTACAAATACAGCAATTGGGATTGGTAAAACCACTTATAAAGCATTAAAAACTGGAAAACCTCAAAAAGATAGATTATCAAATGGCAATGGTGCTTTAATGCGCTCAAGTATCATTACAGCTTATTATCTTGATAAAACCGATAAAGAGTTAATAGAAGATTCAGCAAAGTCTGCTTCTGTAACCCATGGACATCCAATAGCGCTATTTACAAACAGTATATATAACCTTTTATTAAAATATCTCATTTTAAATTACCCACTTGAAGAAGCTTTAGAAAAAGTAAAAAATACATTTTACGATATAATAGAAGATATAAACCCAATCTTTGAAGAACCTGATATTTATACAACAACCCCCTATTGCGTAACAACATTACAAACTGCTATCTGGCTAAATATGGAATCAAAAAATTTTGAAGAAGCTGTTTTAAAAGCAATAAATATTGGAGGAGATACTGACACAATCGGTGCAGTAACAGGAGCAATTGCTGGAGCAATTTACGGTTTTGAATCAATCCCAAAAAGGTTTAAAAAATACCTGTTTAAACCTCCACTTACAAAATACACATCAATTATGAAATTTTTTATTGTTTAAATATCTGATAATTAGAAAAATCATAATAGATAATAAAATCATAGCTGCTGCAACAGGTGCAGAATATTTAAGACCAAAATTATTAAATCTATCATAAATCAGTACAGGAGCCACCATTGGATGATAAGCAATAATTACAACAGCTCCAAACTCACCTAGCCCTCTTGCCCACATCATTAGCATACCATTGACAATATCCCTTCTTGCATTTGGTAAAACCACCCTTAAAAAGGCTGAAAACCAGTTTGCACCAAGAGTTCTGGCCACATATTCATACTTTACATCCACTTTTTTAAAACCCTCTTTTGCTCCATTTATGAGATATGGGGCTGATAAAAACATCATGGCAAATATAATTCCAATTTCACTATCAATCAGCTGTAGTTTTAAAAAACCGCTATTAAAAGCTAGCAAAATAGCAATTCCAGCTGCAGTGTGTGGTATCATTGTGGGGAGATCTATTATTGCCTCTACAACTGATTTGCCAAAAAAGTTGTTTCTGGCAATCAAATATGCAAGAGGAACCCCAGTAAAAAATACAAATATCGTTGCAAATAAAGAAACCTTGAATGTTAGTAGGATAGAATCGATAACCTCTTTATCTTTCAAAGTTTGTAAAATATTTGTAAGCCCATTTGAATAAAAAAGTTTTAAAATGGGAAAGAGTAAGAAAAATATAATCACTCCACTTAAAAAAATAAATAAACCTTTTCCAAAACTATTTTTCATCTAAATCTCTCAATATTGAGATTTTTTTACTATCAAAACTCAAAGTTACTTTATCGCCTACCTTTAACCCTTTTTCATTATAAGAATTACCCTTTTTAATCATCACCATTATACCATCACAATCCACATAAATTTTTTTATGATCAACAAAATAAACAATATCTTTAATTAAACCTTCTATTTTTATTTTATTATTACTGTTTTCATAATTGATATTTATCTCTGTTGGGTCAACAGTAAAGAATGATTTATTTTTTTCTCCAATCAAACTTAGCGGCAAGATATTTTTAAATCCTAAAAACTTTGCTGTTTCTATATGCTTTGGTCTATTTAAGATAGTTTTTACATCACCTGTTTCAATAATCTTGCCACTTTTAATTATAGCTATTCTATTTGCAAGATAAGCTGCCTCTCTAAAATTGTGTGTAACATGTATGATTGTTATACCATATAGAGGGATAATCTTTTTTAAGTAATCCATTATTTCATAACGAAATGTTGGATCTATAGCGCTTAAAGGTTCATCTAACAGTAAAATTTTAGGCTCTGACATCAAAGCCCTTGCCAAAGCTACTCTCTGCTTTTCCCCACCACTTAAGGTATTAATATTCTTGTTTACTAAGTTTTCTAATTTTAGAAAATTAACTAGCTCTTTAAACCTGTTATCAGTTTTATTCTTTTTGTATTTTGTGGAAAATAAAATATTTTCCTTTACATTTAAGTTTGGAAAAAGTGCGTAATCTTGATAAACAAAGCCTACCCCTCTTTTCTCAGGTGGTAAAAAGGTAATATCTTTTTCATTATGAAAAATTTTTCCTGAAACTGTTTTATGAAAACCTGCAATAGTTTCTAAAAGAGTAGTTTTGCCACTACCAGTTTCACCCAATAAAACAAAATATTCTTTATCACCTATTTCTAAATAGTTGATACATAAGCTAAAGCTATCTCTTTTTACTTTTAGATTTTCTATTTTTAGCATATTCTATTCATTTTGTAAAATAGATGAATCTCCAGTAATTACAGGTGGATCAATTACATTTTGGCCATTTTTTATTAAAATATCTTTCCCTTCTTTTGATAATAAAAATTTAATAAACTCTACAGCTCCCTTTTTGTTAACAGGCAAAAGATTTTCATGCTCAACAATAGTAATGCCATAAATCATGGGCTCCCCTTTCTTTAAAATAAAAGAACCAGGTGTTTTTCCTGTTATTTTAAAACTTACTTTGGAATAATATTCTTTAAACTTATTATCCCCCAATGAAATCTCCTTTGGAAGCTCTATATATTTTAAGCCATGCTGAATTGCTACTGACTTGTAGATAAAGAGATAATCTATAACTCCAGCTTCTAATAAACTTAATAAATCAGTCTCTTTAGGCCTTACGATTATCTTTCGTTTATTCTCCTCTCCATTTTCATAAAAATTGCCATATCCAAAAAGTTTATCGAAAAACTTATTTATATTATAAAACTTTTCCGCAAGTTTTACTACAAGCATAGTCCTGTAGCCGCATGGATCTAAATTTGGATTAGAATGCCCAACTATCACATCTTTATTTAAAAGTATTTCTGGCCAATTAGTTGAATTAATAACATCGCTCTTTTTAGATTTTTCTGTGTAAGCTATAGCCATCTCATTTGTAGCAAAATGAATATTAAATTTTGCATATTCAGGGATTAACAGGTTATCTATTACTTTATAATCTGCACTTGCAACTATATCAGCTGGTTTGTGAAGTTCAGCCACTTTTCTTGCACAAAGCCTGCTTCCTGCTGCTTCCCTTATAA is a window encoding:
- a CDS encoding NUDIX hydrolase, encoding MNKHWQLLKIEQKYQDHVLGIEHKHFKFLKNGEQSPFCSIKTKNWVVIIPQTDDGKFILVKQFRFAIEDTTIEFPGGAIDFNEEPLKAAKRELQEETGFISDNFIELGYLHPNPAILSNKCYIFAALNCKNTQKTNFDKFEDIEIELWDKDQLESAILKNEITHSIVVAAYTKFLLYNK
- the mutS gene encoding DNA mismatch repair protein MutS gives rise to the protein MVSKEAKLTPMMKQYYEVKEKYPDCIIFFRMGDFYEMFDDDAIDASKILGIALTSRNKNDDNPIPMCGVPYHSYQTYLDKLISAGKKVAICEQLEDPATAKGIVKRGVIRVVTPATVIEEESIKSADFNFLLSFYYTNNTYFIALIDTSTGDLFISETKNIFSVIDKWDPKEIIGNKDLNIKNVNFQLLNYSTFEKTVKMTIFDHFNIQSFTSIGIDNTNNAIPIYFALKYLDSLLLDVTLKKPVYLNLNDELYLDSIAVNTLELVKNQRDGSVKNTLFQVLNFCKTALGERLLKFTLLRPLRDLNKIKYRQNVVEAFIFDQELKNNIQNLLKNVYDIERIASRLSAKRANARDLVWLKNSIKVLPEIKAYLINSNDPILKEFGEQFDNLEDIYELIDKSIVDDPPLQITAGGIIKTGFNNHIDELKKVKDDSTTLLARIEQKEREKTGITNLKVKYNKVFGYYIEVSKSHLSKVPDYFIRKQTLVNAERFITDELKELEVKILEAESKLTELEYQQFIEIREKVEKEIERIRSQANKIALLDMLLSFSEAAIRYEYTKPHINDSNEIKIIEGRHPVIEQTMNEPFVPNDIFINTEKDRLLIITGPNMAGKSTYLRMTALITILAHTGSFVPAKEANIGLVDRIFTRIGASDNLAKGESTFMVEMVETANILNNATEKSLIILDEIGRGTSTYDGLSIAWAVAEYISKYIKAKTLFATHYHELTDIALTTYGVKNYTIEVREWNDEVIFLRKIIPGSADRSYGIHVAKLAGLPEEVINRANEILATLEKNEFSIDGSPKLAKKSEVVIREPVLIFEDHPVIEELRNIDINNMTPLEALNTLAKLKGMLEDA
- the wtpA gene encoding tungstate ABC transporter substrate-binding protein WtpA: MRFVIKISFFVIFLSLTLFAKEKIIIFHAGSLSKPFAELEKRFEEKYPQYDVIREAAGSRLCARKVAELHKPADIVASADYKVIDNLLIPEYAKFNIHFATNEMAIAYTEKSKKSDVINSTNWPEILLNKDVIVGHSNPNLDPCGYRTMLVVKLAEKFYNINKFFDKLFGYGNFYENGEENKRKIIVRPKETDLLSLLEAGVIDYLFIYKSVAIQHGLKYIELPKEISLGDNKFKEYYSKVSFKITGKTPGSFILKKGEPMIYGITIVEHENLLPVNKKGAVEFIKFLLSKEGKDILIKNGQNVIDPPVITGDSSILQNE
- a CDS encoding ABC transporter permease, yielding MKNSFGKGLFIFLSGVIIFFLLFPILKLFYSNGLTNILQTLKDKEVIDSILLTFKVSLFATIFVFFTGVPLAYLIARNNFFGKSVVEAIIDLPTMIPHTAAGIAILLAFNSGFLKLQLIDSEIGIIFAMMFLSAPYLINGAKEGFKKVDVKYEYVARTLGANWFSAFLRVVLPNARRDIVNGMLMMWARGLGEFGAVVIIAYHPMVAPVLIYDRFNNFGLKYSAPVAAAMILLSIMIFLIIRYLNNKKFHN
- a CDS encoding ABC transporter ATP-binding protein, with the protein product MLKIENLKVKRDSFSLCINYLEIGDKEYFVLLGETGSGKTTLLETIAGFHKTVSGKIFHNEKDITFLPPEKRGVGFVYQDYALFPNLNVKENILFSTKYKKNKTDNRFKELVNFLKLENLVNKNINTLSGGEKQRVALARALMSEPKILLLDEPLSAIDPTFRYEIMDYLKKIIPLYGITIIHVTHNFREAAYLANRIAIIKSGKIIETGDVKTILNRPKHIETAKFLGFKNILPLSLIGEKNKSFFTVDPTEININYENSNNKIKIEGLIKDIVYFVDHKKIYVDCDGIMVMIKKGNSYNEKGLKVGDKVTLSFDSKKISILRDLDEK
- a CDS encoding ADP-ribosylglycohydrolase family protein, coding for MSDFKEHCDKVSDCMQKTETQSVFNELEKTKKDKIAGMIAGNIIGDMLGITQEGCFPTIKPYPPIKLEGEYQKNIIGGGHLNLNAGDWSDDTSMLIALATSLDEKRVVDENSERKHYLKWFYNGEYSSTNTAIGIGKTTYKALKTGKPQKDRLSNGNGALMRSSIITAYYLDKTDKELIEDSAKSASVTHGHPIALFTNSIYNLLLKYLILNYPLEEALEKVKNTFYDIIEDINPIFEEPDIYTTTPYCVTTLQTAIWLNMESKNFEEAVLKAINIGGDTDTIGAVTGAIAGAIYGFESIPKRFKKYLFKPPLTKYTSIMKFFIV
- the rlmB gene encoding 23S rRNA (guanosine(2251)-2'-O)-methyltransferase RlmB, encoding MIIYGKNPVKEALKSKKVRKVFFREQKIFDVGNTPFEIVSKSEFDKKFSKHAQSVAAEVDFRYYDFDEVYEDIVLEENVAVLDKIQDPQNFGAIVRAGHCFGINYFIIPKHGSSSVTPAVFKASAGSIIYSKIVKVTNIAKTLDKLLDAGFFITAADINGKKELSEIKTTKRNCIILGSEGEGIRSNVLKRAHITFKIEMTGKIDSLNVSQSAAITFYHFFKG